Genomic DNA from Polyodon spathula isolate WHYD16114869_AA chromosome 8, ASM1765450v1, whole genome shotgun sequence:
AAAATACTGTAACTCAGGAACTCAGTTTCCATCATTGCCATTGAACCCACTGCTTTAATCGTGTAAAAGACTGTGAAATATATTAGCTAGGACCAGTAGTATCAAAATAATAAGTGACAAGCATTCAAAGGTAGACAAGCATAGAAATGCTGCATTTACATGTTCTTGGAGTGTAATTGCTGTATtgttaaattattacaattatatcTGGACTTCAAAATGAAGCCTACACATGGCATGATGTATTGGTGAAAATAATTAGGGACTTGATGCTTTCAAGCAGTACAGTTTCTTTTGGCTTAGCACACACTcctatataatttgtttttgattatgAGATGACACAGacatgtgtgctgtgtgctgactCAGAATTGCTGTCAATGATAGATTTCCCATGCTTATTGTAAGTCAACAATTGTGGTGGCATGTCAGCTAATACTGTTTTCTTTGATACAGTGCAACAACCACCCACTCTTACTCACCAGTCTCCAAAGGACTACATAGTAGACCCGAGAGAGAATATTGTTATACAGTGTGAAGCGAAAGGAAAGCCTACCCCCAGGTAAGTGTCGATGATATGACACgcgatattgtttgtttttgctcttgtgcaaTGTCtggacttttttcttttttttttttcaaaacaagaaataagcCATGGTGTTGCTTAAAGATACCGAAAAACAATGATTATTGTCTGCAATTATTTAATTCTAACTTacctaattttatttttgaattggGTCTAAACAAAATTAAGCATTGAAAAGCGTATTGCAGAGTATTAACCATATTAATACAGTgagaataattatatatttttttaatttaattgacattattatttcttttttttttttcatgcacagcTTTTCCTGGACAAGAAATGGAACACATTTTGATATAGAGAAGGATGCCAGAGTAACAATGAAGCCCAATTCAGGAACGCTAGTCATTGACATCACTGGTGGTAAAGTCGAGAATTATGAAGGGGTGTACCAGTGCACTGTAAGGAACGAACACGGAACAGCGGTTTCTAACAATATAATCATAAGACAGTCCAGTAAGTCACCACTCTTTTACAGAGTTTACAATGCAAGTCTAAACCAGCCAACTAACTTTTCATACTCATAACTTGTCTGTTTTTGTGAAATACCTTTACAAGCGTTTTGCATTAGcattttgtgtgtatgttttccATTGACCTGATTGGTTCATCTGtaattcttttcttttctcttttaaaaaaagatatatttttaatcatCAAATTCATCTATCTAGAAGGTAAATGTACAGCCTACCTGGGAAATCTGCATGAAATCTGTATACATTTTCCTATATTAATGTTTCACTCCTTTGTTCCACCCACCATTTTAAGACTTTGTGATACAACAtgtaatttgaaaatgttttattcccTGTGGTTTACCTGATTTGTTTTGTTCCCTGTTAAATGCATATGTTCTGCTGTTCTTTCAATATATCATTCAACATAGCACTTACAGGACTTAAAGGAGAATGAACCAAGATTGCTTAGGTGGTTGTTATTAGGGCTAACAGTATTACAAAGATATGTGTGATTCTTGTGTTTTATACTTCAATATGGAATATGCATGTTGTTTAAAGGCAATAAAGACAACTCAGTTGTTAAGTTCCTGGTATCAAGTCACTTCCTGTGATGTACCTTGGTTTCACACCAATGGTATAACTGCAATCCAGGTATATGGCCTTCAGAACAAGAAGTGACTAGATAACAGGTACAAGAACAAGTACAAAAATTAACCAAAAGaccttcaacacaagaaaaggaaGACCCATGATATTGCTGCTAATAAGATATGAATAAAACCTCACTTAGCAccgctttaaaaaataaacactgagtcacatttgtttttaaatacacagtgccTTGTTTACTTATCTTCACAATCACTAGGGACAAAGACTGAGGAAAATGTTGTGAAAGGCATTGAAAATATTACAGTGAATACAGAACAGGTCTGGAATTTAAACAGGTTATTGTATGAATGAATATTGACAAAAGattaattttgtttctgtttcatagGGTCCCCCTTGTGGTCTAAAGAAAGGGTTGATCCCATTTTAATCCAAGAGGGGAACTCGCTGATACTTGAGTGTAGACCCCCAGCTGGTCTCCCTCCACCCATCATATTCTGGATGGATAACTGTAAGTATAgttattgtatattataataatgttcAGGTCTCCGAAACCTCTCCCCTCAGCATCTGTGTGCTTCTGGATGCCAGCTAATTGTGTTGCGTCAGACATAACCGTGAAATATGATTGTAGACTCAATTGTTTTTGTTGATATTTCAATCACAAGCCGATTATTCACGTTTAAAAAATATCAGTTGTAAGCATTTTTTCACTAGTGTACCCTAATTACAAGACTGAAGGTAGGATAAGAGCTACTTGATTTTCAATAATGGGTATTATTGGTGGTTGAATCTATTGTTAAAGGGCACTTATGCAGGCAGAAATAGTGTTCCAGATGATACCCTATAGGCTACGTGTATATGGTTTCTATAAAACTGCTCCCAGTTTACACAGTTTTCCTGTTTAGATTTTCAGAGACTGACGCAAAGTGAGAGAGTTTCCCAAGGCCTGAATGGAGACCTATATTTCTCTAATGTAAAAACAGAAGACACTCGAAATGACTATATTTGTTATGCCAGATTTAACCACACTCAAACTATACAACAGAAACAACCAATTTCAGTGAAGGTTTTGTCCAGTAAGTACCATTTCCAACTACTTTTATCTCCACAGAAATAAACCCTATGACAAAAcatgttatgttaaaaaaaactataaaaaaaagtaaaaatttgtatttttaattgatcatCTTTGAGCACTTTTGCTTAAGCTCTTTAGTTAAATGTCTTTTACTTTTACAATGTTATATTTGTATGCATTATTAACCATGCCTGTGAAGGAGTGGAACCTGATGTAGCCTTTCCCTTCTCCAGATACCTTATGTAGGAGCAGTTTATTAGGTGGGggttctttttaatattttggaTTTTCCCTGAGTCAGCATTTTGAAGTTAGACGCACTTGTGACCCCAAACGATCCTGATTTCTGAAACCAACCTGATTTCTGCCCCACTGCTTTGCATGCTTATgattttttgttgtattacagTGGATGCAATCAATGAGACTATTGCAGCTTTTTTGAATGACACTGAATTTTATAGTGGTGAGTTTTGGTGAACCCTAGTGATAACCCAGTAGCCTAACAACAGTAGAACTAGATGACTAACCTCAACCCTACGTCCACTTTAATGCCTCTGTTCCATTATAATTGAATATGAAACCCTAATATTGTCATCTATTTCCCCCAAAAATATGGTTCATTGTCATTGAACATGGAAGGAAAGCACCGTAAGCATCATAGATctcttttctcattttcttttttggtttaaagTGACTGttgtaacatttataaacatCCATTGAACAATTCCTGTTCTATTAAAAACTGTGTCTGTTTATAGTACAACTGAGTGTCTTATGGGAATAAAGTAACTTACAGCAATTTGGACATTTCAAAACTTCTAGAAGCACCTTACTGGAAATTTAGCAGTTGGAACTTTCAGAGGTCGCTGCTCACATCTTTCATTAAGAGTGAGCATGGAACAAAGCACAGATTGGCTTGTAAAAAATGGTGGACCTGTAAGAGTTAGCAAAAGCCTGATGAAATATATTGACTTTTCTGAAGCTTTCATTAAATGTTTCAGATAGCCCAGCAGGGGAGAGACGCCCAACATTTATGATTCCAAAAGGACAAACAAGCAATAAACTGGTATTGAGAGGACACGTGCTCAAGCTGGAATGCATTGCAGAAGGGCTGTAAGTGATCACAGTTAGAATTTTCAGTTTAGCACAGTTTACATTGTAACACTGTATTAGTGTTATGTCAAGTGTGTCATTTTGATGTTGTAGTTTAAATGTGTGTGGATCTGATATCCAGTTATATAGCTTGTTTTGTTATACAGTGTTTGCAGCTTAGTAGTAATATTaagttgctgtgtttgtttttattttaaataaattaggttgaattatttttttcttttctaaaggcCAACACCAGAAATTCAATGGAGGAAAGAAAGTGGAGAACTACCAAGCAAGAGGACTTTTCATGAAAACTTCCAAAAGACACTGAAAATTATTGATGTCACAGAGGCAGATGCTGGACTCTATCGCTGTGTTGCGAAGAACAGTTTAGGCTCTATACACCACATTATAAACGTTACAATAATGGGTAagctttgcattttttaatgcatGATTTAGTTTACATTCCCCacaaaatatataactttttataactatttacttttagtaaaaaaaaaaagaaaagaaaaaagaactgtACTGTATGAGGATACAGTCTGCTCTAGTGCGTGGAAGctatcaaaaaggcaaacagctacaaagatatgctgaaagaCCTGAATCtattttgagatcagtcagctactaagAAACGGACGAGCTATGTCATATGGTACATTTATTCCttttaaatgatgacaattaTGGTTATTAAAATAACTATAGCAGAAGGATGCAGCTAAGGCTGGTGCCATGGCTCCAACAGCTGGAGTCAGACTGGAAGGCTTTTAGGACATCTCCTACTTTAACAATCCAAGGATTTCACCAGAGATTATTAGTGTAATGTGGGTTTATAGtaggaactaatccattgatctTAACAGTGCACTGTAGTATTTCTAGCCCAGTCTGAAAGGAAAGCACTAGCAACGCAATTGATCATACATAGATAACCTTTAATAGCAAGTTGCAGTAATACAGATAGAAAGTAATGCTAAATGAGTTAGTGCAAAATCCCAAGTGATTTTTTGGGATTTACATATTCTTTCTTGTGATTTGTGAGTTCATACAGTCAAGACCAATTCTGCGAGCATTCTGCAAGGTTAATAATGCTGGGAGCAACAGTTCTATCTTCTCTGAACAGATTTATCCTCTAAAAACATACCAACAGTGCATTATATTGGAAACAAACTATCTTGAGACTTTTAGATCACCCTAGCGTTGTGTGGTTTGGATAAAGAATGCTTCTTATCATGTTTACTACTTCTTGCTTGCAGCCCTTTACTATGAACAAAAGGATGTCTTCCGGGTTCTCTCGCCTCTGTAGTTTGCgctttgtatattttaaaataggtaTACATAAAGGGGCCAGCACTGACTGTCAGTTTTGTGTGATGGAGAAGTTTTAACGTATTCCTGGGAATATTCTAACCatcttttatattaaacaatataacaataGTGAAATGAATAGAGGGTACTTCATGAACGTCCATGGAGTACTGTAGTTGTCCCAAAAATGGCTGTCCTCATGAggcaaaaaacccacaaacactgtgtgaggcgtgtgagtaaaaatggattttccagacagtgatttacgtgtaaaaattaaaattttatttaatattacacggaaaaaaaagaaaaataataaagaaggatgtgagggagggagtgctggagtaatcaaaaataaaggaacggaagcctcttagtcctcttcgcgctctgcttaaatccaaaaataaaacaaaaaggaataaaaacagaaaagagccaagttagtaaggcctccgttcgtgacgcagtccaaactcccacgtacttccctccagccttttttcccccgcctctattccttaggaccaaccccgaacacagtagcacgttccctttagtatgcaaaccccgccccggtagtcagtggatcaccaatcctaaactgacaggtatccttaatttcacttgactccagtggctggaatttacatactcgtacttccgcctctcaccaaggtgccgcccctcaaaaagatgacttttgtcatggtcacaagaccttggtaagggaagtcccgagttggtttgatgccttctactgttgggaggctgaattgcagaccgaaacccctttgactcatcacacactgGTATGTGTAAGCCGAAATCTGAATATCAAGCTTCACACTTGCTTAGCAACGCAGCATCATTTGGAACAGTGAATCTTTCTAGTGTtggttttaaacaatttaaatatagattccaaaatgagatctggatctctctctctctctctctctctctctctctctctctctctctctctctctctctctctctctctctctctctctctctctctctcatctctctctctatctatctatatctctatatatatatatactcccaTCCTAATCTATACCCGTCCCCCCTCCGCCCCATccctctatatctatatatataatataatatatgtccTCCCTCTCTATATTATATAGATACAACACGTGCTTTTCTGTtgtgctgaaaaagaaaaagaaaatcaatgagGTATATTTCAACGCATGCTGTATAATtactgattttgtgtttttttgtatttcattttattattatagctaGTCCATATTGGATAACTGAACCCAAGAATCTTGTATTAGCCCCTAAAGAGACTGGCGTTCTTATCTGTCGAGCCAATGGAATTCCTGATCCTTCCATCACTTGGTTAATGAATGGTATTCCTATTGAAAGTAAGTTGAGCCTAttttagagaaaaaaagactaaacaagCTAATTCTGCAATATTTTAATTGTACATTTCTTTATCTTGTTTTAGATTCTCCTAAGGATCTCAGCAGGAAAGTAGACAGAGACTCAATAATATTCTCTGATGTACAAACAGGATCCAGTGCTGTTTATCAGTGCAATGTCTCCAATGAATTTGGGTACTTGCTGGCAAATGCATTTCTCAATGTACTTGGTAAGTTTATTAAACTTCTGTAACTAATCTGTAagttcaattatttaattgatacTGCAGCATTTTTTGTATGAATTGCATTCCTTTTTAACATCTGTTGTATGGTATATTATCAAGCAAACATAAAAGAGATAATTGTTCAAATAAAGTTTTTCATTTCTAAATCAAATTCAGCAGTCTGGCACATTTGATCCAATCTGTACCGTTGTCTAGGCATAGTTCTATGTTTTTGATAAACTCCCaatttataaatttatatttaatcaaAAACCAATAATAAACAGTCTGGGGAAAATACGGAGACAGCTGTGAATGTTTTATACCCTTAGAGTAATGATATTTACGTTTTCTGCATATGATCATTGGCGAGCGCACATTGAAGTGATATGCCattcagtttaaattaaaaattctaacttttttttatatatatatatatatatataccagctgAACCACCAAGAATCCTGACTCCAGCTAACCAGATGTATCAGGTCATTACCAACAGCCGTGCTTTGCTAGACTGTGCATCCTTTGGCTCGCCAATACCTAAAATTAATTGGTAAGATCCTTTTTGAAACTGATTTAGATTTTAAAGAACAGTATTACATTAGAATAACAGAACAGCCAAGGCTAGCCACTCGCTGTTTTAATGTGATACTAGAGTAATAACACAGTAACTCAAACATAATTGGTACCTGTCTACTTTTACTAAAGAATCAACCGATCAACAAAGACTGGGGGAATAACCAAAACATTTTGTTGATAAGTAAACACTGATTTTTCCAATGCAAGGTTCAAAGATGATCAAACAAGTATCCTGGATGGAGACCCATATGTTATACATGATAATGGCACACTGGAAATCCATGTGGCACAGAAAGACAATAATGGGAAATATACCTGTATAGCAATGAATGACTTGGGAAAAGCAGAGAACCGTGTCCAACTGGAGGTCAAAGGTAATCATTCcaaattgttattatatattttaatgaactatgtacagtaaatattcaACCCTAGCATAGATAAAGGGCTTTGTTTTAATCTGTGAGGAGTCTGAATCAATTATTTTGAAGTTCTGGAGAAATATTTCTTAACAACTCTCTTATGTTCCAGACCCAACAAGGATAATAAAACAGCCTGAATACAGAGTTGTACAATTTGCTGGAAAAGTTATTTTTGAGTGCAAGGTTAAACATGATCCAACCTTCACACCTACAATTATGTGGCTGAAGAACAATGAAGAATTACCAGACAATGAGAGGTATATTCTGGTAGatcttttaatttattaaaatgccaTATCAGTGGGTCCCCAGCACTGGTGTTGTAGTCAGGCTGTGTCTTCTGATTGTGGTTCGCATAACACTCACTCAAAGTTGCAGGTCTTGGCTGGGACCCACAGGCTGCTCTGCATAATCTTTGCACTTCCACGAGAGAGGAAAATTAGCTCATCATGCTTTGTTGACCCCTGCTGGTCAGTTACCCAACGCATTCCGGGCCTTCAGGGTTCAGTAACATCATTAGGTTTTGCAGGTAAAAATATGTAACTAGCTTAACAGTGGGACCTGAGGtgtatgtatctgtgtgtatacagtataggaacacttcacctaagggaacacccttgtggtgttatggatttttcccattgtaaattctCTTGCtcaaggaacaggaacttcacttacaagaacaccttcttggcaccaatagcgatacagtactgttttgtaaaaaagtgacttgtcatcgtgAGAGCGTcatgagggacactgattggtttattaaattaattgttttgtattctgatttccacgagtgcctctcatcgctacaaaatggcatgtaaacaaacctTAAAATGctccgctgtttctcttgctacacaaagttggaaattgtcagagttcttgaaaaaaaaactgaatcagacacaagtcgccgagcaatttgTTGTTTctcgttctggtgagttgcttcaccattctgttaaataacatgcatgtcttgtatatttctgctgcattttgtaacgtgtgtagggtTGCTgtttattaacgttaagttaaccctaagcaaCGACCATTATTTTTCCCTCTGCCATTGTGATATCCCGAAACACATCCGCCAGCTAAATTCATAAGGCATAACTAACTATAGCTCtattcagttgtgtgtgtgtttttgtgtgaaaCACATTGGCACGCAATTATTTGTCTTTTAAACTCGGTATGTTTTGATCGAGTGTAACTCAAGTTTTGTGAATAAAGTTGATCACGTTGATGTTGTGACATTGCTTTCAGAAGTACAGTAGAATTTAGATGGGCACTGTCTCGGGATAGCACTGTAGAGCTTTCCAGATAGCAAGAAAATACCATGGAAATGGAAGCATTATGTTGATAAAtcagtagttttttgtttttgtttaagatttATAGTTGGTGAAGACAGTCTGACTATTGGTGAGGTTACTGAAATCGACGAAGGCACTTACACGTGTATAGCAAACACCTCACTGGACAAGGACTCTGCCAGTGTGGAGCTAACTGTTTATGGTAAGATCATTTTAtttgtccttttttctttttctttatatgTTTTGTCTAAGAAATAATGTTTTGCAAAACTACAGATATATTACCACAGATATAAAAACCACTGGGGGTCTGCCTTAGTTATATGATCTTAACAGTGGAAGATCGCAGCTCCAACTCTGAGCAGaggttttattaaaattaaatccaATAAAATGGTGTGGGGTGGAAGGGGGCAATTAGGGGTAATCAATCCCATTAAAAAGATTCCTTTCAGTGGTCTAAtgattgctatttttttcttacctTTACTGATTTTACTCTTGTCATTTATTGAAAGTATTCTTCACATATCTGTACTAAAGTATTTATTAATGTCATTTCACTTTTAAACATACTAATGAAATACTCGTATTGGTGTTCCATGTTTAATATCTATTTGAGCCTTTAGTTGACATGGTGGTTTGCATGTCCGTGAATGTCAAGGGGGCCTTGTGGGTGTACAATGTTTctacattgttttttaatgtaaagatTGCACAGTAAATCAATGGCAAGTTTCTGTCTGAGCATATTGTACGTTCAGTTACATTGGTTATCAGTACCAATGTAGTgaaaaactaaacacatttctaGAAATATATCATTTTCCACAAATAGTTATATTGAATCCTGTACTGTGCTGATTACGTttatactagaaaaaaaaaaaaaactaatgtaatATACATAATGTTAACTTACTAAGTAATTGTAGCGCCTATCAGTACAAGTGAATTCAGGAAGTAACTTTATCCTCATCCCTCAACATTGCCTTTAATATCACTTACAGCTATATTGCACTGTTCATagatatatgtttaaaatattggaaaaacattttgtgacTGGTTACACACACTCTAATTGGAACTAATATTGGATTAGCTATTTCTGGATGTTATCAGTTAAATTAATCAGTGCAGCTGTTGTACATAACATATTGATTTTAATGGGAGACTTACGAACTGAAGTTTTAATGTCAAAGTATATCTTGCATTGGTAGTTTCAGACTACTGTATAAACCCTAGTTTATGGTTCGAATAATGTATTATTGTGCTTGTATTACTAACTACTAACACCAACTTAAACCCTACACTGCTGTCCTTTCAGCTGCTACCCCAACTCCAGCTATCATTTACGGTAAACCAACAGCAAGTGTCTGTCTGAGCATATTTCACTTTCAGTTAACTTGGGAcattttctgggtttttttttttttttttttttttttttttttttagtttgtattcaAGCATGCTGTTGTTATCGGGGAAATGTTTATTTCATCCAGTATGGCAGCATCAGCATAGCGAAACACTGTGGAAGACAATGATTCCATTCATGACATATCATGTAGTTATTCATGAAGATTATGTATTGTGCACGTCAGTTCTGAGCCATTGCTTCCACTCTTTTCTGTATGTCATTCGTACTGCTTTTTAAGAATATTTATTGTTCTGTGTTTTACATGCATGATAAAGATCTTCAAATGAAGCTTAACTGCATTTATTTGTCATCTGTAACAAAAGTATCCAACATAGTATTGTTGTCACCTATGAATTATTTTGAGATTATTTTAGTTGATTGAGCATGTCTTCATCACATCACGGTATTTTCCAAAAATAGATTGCTGCAATATTGAAAACACAGGTTATTTGTAATGTAGAAACAGTTAacatcactttgtagttttataaCTCCCTTGAATTGGGTTTTGCGTACCTGCTTTTGAAATATTAAAGACATAACTAAAggagtttaaaaaatatcactgtgatggtttacattttttttttaaaacatgcatgttgccattttgttttggctTAAATCGatgtcatttgttttttcattcatgGTTGCTATTTTTAATGGACCAGCTATTTCTCAGAATGGTTAATAGATCACTATCTCTGTGTTTACTTATTGTAGGTCAATTGGTAACATGCTTGTAGCTGGTCAAAttcaaattatataatatatatatatatatatatatatatatatatatatatatatatatatatatagatatagatatagatatagatatatagacgcacacacacacactttggaccaggacaatgtttttgttcttggttTTCAGATCGACCTGATCCGTCCACTGATTTAGAGCTGACAGATGAACGTGAAAGAAGCATTCATCTCACATGGACTCCAGGGTTTGACCACAACAGTATCATTGAAAGTAGGTGTACTTCTTTATTGAGAATACTATTAGCCTTTTGAAAGTTTACATTTTGATTGCTTCGCAACTGAAAAGGTTGTAAAAAGGTAAAAATGGCACTTTTGCATTGTTGTATTTAAGTCTTTGTTAAAGCGTTTTACAAACACCCAGCATAAAATTGTGAACATCATTTAAGAGAAAAACACTCTGGTGTATCTAACATATGAATTGAAGAAACCAGGGAGTTTGTGTGTATTGTAGTTTTAGAAACAGTGCTGTCAGATCCTGAAAGTGAGCCAGATAAAAGCAGGATATGAAaccaaaggtttttttgtttgtttgtttttttaaataaaaatataaactgaaacaGATACCAATACCGTCACCCTAAAATGCATTAAgcctattttagttttttttttttttttttttctagacaagCTCAGATGTCTGACAGAAACCATGCAGTTGACAGTTGATAGAAATACAAATGCCTGTGTATTGTGATTTTGTAGAGTACATAGTTGAGTATGAAGATGGACTTCATGAACCGGGAGTTTGGCACTATCTGACCGAGGTCCCTGGAACAAAGAGCAATGCACATCTAGAACTATCTC
This window encodes:
- the LOC121319967 gene encoding neuronal cell adhesion molecule-like isoform X17, with translation MLRKRCLTPAGPPLILLVCHVITALDVPLDPKILEGLQQPPTLTHQSPKDYIVDPRENIVIQCEAKGKPTPSFSWTRNGTHFDIEKDARVTMKPNSGTLVIDITGGKVENYEGVYQCTVRNEHGTAVSNNIIIRQSRSPLWSKERVDPILIQEGNSLILECRPPAGLPPPIIFWMDNYFQRLTQSERVSQGLNGDLYFSNVKTEDTRNDYICYARFNHTQTIQQKQPISVKVLSNSPAGERRPTFMIPKGQTSNKLVLRGHVLKLECIAEGLPTPEIQWRKESGELPSKRTFHENFQKTLKIIDVTEADAGLYRCVAKNSLGSIHHIINVTIMASPYWITEPKNLVLAPKETGVLICRANGIPDPSITWLMNGIPIENSPKDLSRKVDRDSIIFSDVQTGSSAVYQCNVSNEFGYLLANAFLNVLAEPPRILTPANQMYQVITNSRALLDCASFGSPIPKINWFKDDQTSILDGDPYVIHDNGTLEIHVAQKDNNGKYTCIAMNDLGKAENRVQLEVKDPTRIIKQPEYRVVQFAGKVIFECKVKHDPTFTPTIMWLKNNEELPDNERFIVGEDSLTIGEVTEIDEGTYTCIANTSLDKDSASVELTVYAATPTPAIIYDRPDPSTDLELTDERERSIHLTWTPGFDHNSIIEKYIVEYEDGLHEPGVWHYLTEVPGTKSNAHLELSPHVLYSFRVVSMNEVGRSQPSSPSRQYQTAPAAPDENPSKVEGAGNEPDNLVITWETLTGIQSNGPGLQYKVHWKQKDVDDDWTSVTVANVSKYIVSGTQTFVPYEIKVQALNDLGIAPEPSTVVGYSGEDLPMAAPGNVRVRVENSTLAEVHWEPVSLKSVRGHQKGYKIYYWKEGSVFKQSRRHVEKKILTFSGDKTHGKLPGLDPFSLYKLNVRVFNGKGEGPPSPDEQFETPEGVPSAPAFLKILNPMLDFLTLEWGAPSHHNGLLTGYTLKYQPINSTHELGPLVKIIIPANETNWTLKNLNYSTRYKFYLHAQTSKGPGNIITEEAVTIMDEARINRPAVDADKGYSEPSLATFPPMHTLRPTFHKVRPVGPVFGNINTTASEDFANISWEYWGPDMSFYIEYMVEDSKEDWKKEFVNGTQSFFVIKGLMPGTTYKVRVVAKGHSDHPVQSTEEVFKTDPAMASRQVDIATQGWFIGLMCAIALLILVLLIFCFVKRNKGGKYPVKEKEDAHPDPEIQPMKDDDGTFGEYSDTEDHKPLKGSRTPSNRTVKKEDSDDSLVDYGDGGDGQFNEDGSFIGQYSGKKEKETAEGNESSEAPSPVNAMNSFV
- the LOC121319967 gene encoding neuronal cell adhesion molecule-like isoform X4, which produces MLRKRCLTPAGPPLILLVCHVITALDVPLDPKILEGLQQPPTLTHQSPKDYIVDPRENIVIQCEAKGKPTPSFSWTRNGTHFDIEKDARVTMKPNSGTLVIDITGGKVENYEGVYQCTVRNEHGTAVSNNIIIRQSRSPLWSKERVDPILIQEGNSLILECRPPAGLPPPIIFWMDNYFQRLTQSERVSQGLNGDLYFSNVKTEDTRNDYICYARFNHTQTIQQKQPISVKVLSMDAINETIAAFLNDTEFYSDSPAGERRPTFMIPKGQTSNKLVLRGHVLKLECIAEGLPTPEIQWRKESGELPSKRTFHENFQKTLKIIDVTEADAGLYRCVAKNSLGSIHHIINVTIMASPYWITEPKNLVLAPKETGVLICRANGIPDPSITWLMNGIPIENSPKDLSRKVDRDSIIFSDVQTGSSAVYQCNVSNEFGYLLANAFLNVLAEPPRILTPANQMYQVITNSRALLDCASFGSPIPKINWFKDDQTSILDGDPYVIHDNGTLEIHVAQKDNNGKYTCIAMNDLGKAENRVQLEVKDPTRIIKQPEYRVVQFAGKVIFECKVKHDPTFTPTIMWLKNNEELPDNERFIVGEDSLTIGEVTEIDEGTYTCIANTSLDKDSASVELTVYDRPDPSTDLELTDERERSIHLTWTPGFDHNSIIEKYIVEYEDGLHEPGVWHYLTEVPGTKSNAHLELSPHVLYSFRVVSMNEVGRSQPSSPSRQYQTAPAAPDENPSKVEGAGNEPDNLVITWETLTGIQSNGPGLQYKVHWKQKDVDDDWTSVTVANVSKYIVSGTQTFVPYEIKVQALNDLGIAPEPSTVVGYSGEDLPMAAPGNVRVRVENSTLAEVHWEPVSLKSVRGHQKGYKIYYWKEGSVFKQSRRHVEKKILTFSGDKTHGKLPGLDPFSLYKLNVRVFNGKGEGPPSPDEQFETPEGVPSAPAFLKILNPMLDFLTLEWGAPSHHNGLLTGYTLKYQPINSTHELGPLVKIIIPANETNWTLKNLNYSTRYKFYLHAQTSKGPGNIITEEAVTIMDEARINRPAVDADKGYSEPSLATFPPMHTLRPTFHKVRPVGPVFGNINTTASEDFANISWEYWGPDMSFYIEYMVEDSKEDWKKEFVNGTQSFFVIKGLMPGTTYKVRVVAKGHSDHPVQSTEEVFKTDPAMASRQVDIATQGWFIGLMCAIALLILVLLIFCFVKRNKGGKYPVKEKEDAHPDPEIQPMKDDDGTFGEYRSLESDTEDHKPLKGSRTPSNRTVKKEDSDDSLVDYGDGGDGQFNEDGSFIGQYSGKKEKETAEGNESSEAPSPVNAMNSFV